TGGCAAAGTTAGTACCGTTAGCACTTGCATTCAGGGATGTTGGAGCGAGGGGAAAAGGCCTTGGTTCCACTCATCTGCATCTAGACCTCCACACGTTATTTATTAAATGGAAATACAGAGGTATAGAGCTACGATTTTACCTGTCACGAGCCATGTTGCCCGCGTACCTATCATTGGGCACAGGGACGTCACTTCGGGAAGACACTGGATTAAAGCAATATGAATTCAGACACAAAGACGTATTTTCGATACGGTTTACGTGGCGTTCTCTTGCAGCGTTCTCGTCGCTACGTGCCATTCCACGCTCCTGTGAGGATGCTTCCGTGCTACACTTCCTCGGTGCATGCGATAACGATGGCTCAATAGGTGTGGTTTCACCTCGTTTCACatgaaagaggaaacgaccaAAGAGTGATGCTAAGAATCAAACGTCGTATGTTTTCGAAAGTACGCTCTACGTTAGGAGAGTGCTGAAAGCtctacagatatacatatatatatatatatagtcgTCTCCTGACAAATTGGCCCGTTGGTTAACGGCTAAAAATGGGTCAGGTTTCTTCGGGGTACAAACGTCCACAATGACAGAAGACGTGATGGACGCGTTCAGCGAAACGGGGAAGGCAGTCGTTGTCTTTCTGAGATTTCCCACAAGGTCTGTGCTTGTTTTTCAATCACGAAAGAACAGGACATTTCCTGTTTGGTTGGGATCTTGTGTACCGGAGAAACGTCTGACTGCTCGTGTGTGGCAGTTGCTTCTTGTGTGAAGGTGGCCAAGGGCAAGACGGGAATCCAAACATGCCTATTCGTATAAATAGATATAGGTAAAAAATAAGTATCTGCATAAATATTTTCGGAAtgatgcatgcactgggCGTATCGAGCATGTGTAGAGAACGCTACGATGGCTAGAAGAGTAACGAGCGCTTGCCTCCGAAGATGAGGTACACTTCCCAGACACAGAAAGTCGCGCGAAGCGGACCCGAAATAAAGGGACACTTGTTACAGCAGCTCCCAGTTCTGGCAGAGACTTCGATCAtcactgtttctctcctaACTAAATGATACGACAGCACTGAAAGGACTGAACAAGGCTGTTGGAGCAGATGCTTGTAAGCACTTCAAACGAAAACCATGTTCTCTCCACACGTCCTTCAGTCACTTCTCTTCGAGGCCACTAAGAAAACTCTTCCCTGGATGGAACTTTCAATGCTACCCCCGTGGTTGCGTCTGCAAACAAAAGTCTCGCGACGCTTGCCGTCTGCGCTTTTGCCAGTAGGAGAAAGAGCTCACAGATCTTTATGACGGCACGGGAGCTGTTAAAAAACAACATTGTCACGACACTTGCTCGTCGCCAGTTGCACCTAGAACGGACGAAATTCCACAAGTCTCATGTTTGCCTCCGTGTTGAAGCCACCGTTCCCTCAATTCGTACTACTCGTCACGGCTTCCTCAACTCACTTGCCAGCCGTTGATTCCAGGTGCACTGACACCTCAGGGACACCTGGCGGCGTCCCCATCGTGGTATTCGCCCCCCTAACTGTAGACTCTTGGACACCAATTACCTGCACGGCAGGTCCGGCAACTTGGTTCTGAGAATAGAGGAGAGAACTGACGAGAATGTCTCCGAGGttgacggagaagacagtAGCCACAGTGGCGacaacgagaaaaagaagagcaggcaggaagaagggaagtgaAGAGTCTGAGAACCCGAGTCGTGCGTATCCCAGAGCTGTGATGTAACAGTACGCAGTAAGTCCAACAACCTGTACGGAATTTGCAAGCAAGACTTCGAGGgtcagaggaagaagacgaaggagagggaggagtaCGAGATAGAGAATGAGGCCAAAGACAAGATACAGAAACGAGGCATTCCAGTGAACATCGAAACAAAAGAGCAACTCAGGGCGGGGCCCTGCAGATGAAGACGGGGCCAAATGCCGTCCTTCGCGTGATCGCGAAGAGTGGCTAGAACGTAAGCGCGAATGAGACGGTCGGGGAcgacaacgaagaaaaacgtaGTGTAAGAAAGGGAAAATGAGAGCCGAAAGCAGCAAGTAGACAGGGGGAGCTAAGGATGTGAATAGAAAGCCGACAGCGGAgtgagagaaggcaagagcGTATACAACGCCAgtgacaaggaagaagaagaagaggagcagcagaaaaCCTGGGTCATCTCGAGCGTAAtagtttttctgtttcttccggaTACTGGCGAACTCGTAAACTTTGCGTGGCGAAAatagaagaagagaaaactggGCTAGCGAGAACTGCAAATCCATCAAAGAAAGATGCGCCAGCCGGTGACAGAAATTCGACATAAAAGACATGAAGGTAGCGGGAGGGATcagagaagggaaacagGGACACCCACCCCTGTGATACGTCGGCAACATTGTGAAGACAAAGATTGCAAAAccggaagcgaaaaagaaaggacgcGAGGCACAGCCGCAACGCCCGCGCTCAGAACTCCACGGCGAATAAGATGAGAATGGAATAGACAGGACAGAAGGGGTCTAACAAAAAAGGAATCAGCATGAAAAATATGCTGATGAGCGAGCGGGGTATCGCTACCAAGGCATGCTCCGTGACGCAACAGCCACCTTTACTACGCGTCAGGTACAATGGCCACGGTCCatcgttcctctcttttcatCGATGTCAGAGAAAAACTTCATGCGATGAATCTCGCTATGCTGATACTGTAGGACACCATATACCCACCACCCTGAAAAAGCCTACACCACAAGAAAAAAGGTGACTCCTTTCCTGGGCTCTCTGTGCTGAGACACTTTTTCCTGCGCGTCGCCCTGCATCCCATTGTTGGCGTTCCGCTcccgaagaagacagcaaagacaacgcgtCGAACCGAAGGCGCCTATCCCACACGTCAACGCGGCTCTTGCCGCGTCATCGCTTAGCATAGGGAACGGTCCATGATTCAGAAATCAAAACGCGACAATAGTGAGACCGACGTCAGTGCACGATTCTCGCACTCACAAGCGACAAAACTACTCACGGGTTTCCTAGCGACTGAAGATCCGCAGCGATGAACCCCAAACAGGAAGACATACAAAAGTGCAGTTGTCCGCTTTACAGCCGAGACACGAAATCCAGCAAGAGTGATACCAGAGCACACACTACAGTTCCGGATGTTCTAGACAGCGAAAAGCTGCAGTCTCACTCGGACGAAGCACCTGAACTGTCTTCCTAGCTTTGGTCGGATTGGCGGGCCGTTGCCTACGACCCTAGCAGCAAAACACGGTTGAAGCCCACAAAAAACTGTATGCAAGACGTCAATGGCTACACACAGATGAAACTGTATTGGAAATGGGGAAGGTTTCACGGTCGAAGGAAAGAGTTTGcgatgcgcatgcactcgtgACTAGAACTGGTAGTGAGGACGAGGTGAGATAACTGGCTTATAACCCTGGGCcgcaaaagagaaaacgggaagAAAGGAGCAAAAAAGCAAAAGGAGACGACAACAGTAGGTTGTTAAAGGATACATTTCGTTGTTGAGAGACTTTCGATGCCTCGTGTTGGTCCACGGAATGATTCACGCATGCAATGCAACAAGCCCGCTGGAtagcagagaaaaagcgagtgGCTTGTGCAGCTGCTTCACAAGGCGGCCAGCAACGAGAACGATGTGCAAATGGCAGGCGCCAAAATACGTTTTTCTCATGCAGTAATTAGTGAACATACGTATAAAGCTGAATGATCGAGCGCCATCCTTCTTGTTGCAGAAGAATCACTCATCTGACGGGAGATGCTTGGCAACCGCGCAATAGCAGTACAATTGCCGGTGGTTGGCGGTGACATGTTCGGCGTCATCGAAGAACCAGACACTCGTATCCGTGTGAAGTTAGTAAACACAAGGAGCTACGTATAGAGGCTGAAATTAGGGGGACAAAGGGGAAGACTCAGTCTTTATCTGTGCATTCGAACTCGGCGCCGTCTGTGCAATACCCCTTCTACATTGGACAACCTAGGTAACCGCCGAACTCACAACGTCCACTGATAAAAACAGCATAGAGTCTTCCAAGTGTCCATTGCGTCAAATATGCCattggagaaagaaagcaaagcCCACGGTGAACCAGCTGGGTGCTGTGGGTTTGGAACTTCGTAATAACCTTGCTGTATTCCGTCTAACGACATAAAACTCGTGAGATGCCCACGAGCAAGTTCTTACCGACTTCTGTACACATCCACAAGGTCAGCGCAATACACACGGATGCAGGCGATCTTTTTAGTTTATGGGCGATATGTGCAACGTGAAACTCATGCGCCGCTTGGTGACACGTTCTTTAAAAAGGCACCACGGTCGTAGGCTAGCGTGGCGTAACACTACCATTGACTGCAGTTATTGTTCTCGCATTCAGTTTCTTGGGTCAACTCTCATCGCTGCTAACTAAATACTTTAAGCGTTCCCTTATAGCTGCAGGATGATGCTTGAGAAATTCGTTGCGAACAGTTTGTACGTCTCTGAAACAGCCGCATCAGCTTGCTTACGAAAATAACAGCCACCACACATGTCTCAAGAGGGTCCTTCTCCTTAAGAACACGTTCGTGCCATCCCACACGGACCCTGTTTAGTGAATTCATCACTCGCTCGCCATTCCACTGTCTGCTGTTTTAGGCAGGATATGCCACATGCAATGTCGAGGAAGATACTGGTTCGGTGGCAGCGCGGTTACTTGCCGCAACATATAGCTCAGGGGCCCAATTATATATGGACTCAAGCTTTACGGGATTTGCCGTTCTTTTAGAGAACGACAGACGCGAGGTGCCTTCCCCGCGTCAATTCAACGGGGTACTCTACTGTTCTTACACAGCGCACCGGACTGAAAAGCTCACCGAAACACTAAAACCATGCCACACTTGCTTGACGTCTACTCTGCATCTATGCAGTGTTTCATGCACAGCCAATGACGAGTGCTGAAAGTGAAGTGGCATTCGCAAAGCGGCGACTTACGTGCCTACAGCGTCAAGCCAGGTGACGGATCGTATCGTACGTGACTAACGGTAAAAGCATTATGCGAAACAGAACTGGTGCCACTACTTTAAACGTGGTGGAATACTTCCTTCTGAGCGTCTCGCGTAACGTCGTTTTGAGAGGATAGACCCATTCCGTAATTGTGTCAGAGAAATTCATGATTCCTTACTAAACCAATAAAACAGCACGGTTCAGGCAAACTAATCCCTCGCCCGAACAACGGAGGTGACACTGTTTCTGAGGCTGCAGTGTCATCCGTTCAGTACAAAGCAGGCGGTGAGCAGATGAGCCAGCACCACGCTATATCCGCTTGGGTAATTATGTACACTGTCGTACGATAGACACAAGACAAGTAGTCGCACAACACTGTCCGTTGAAATGGCAGCACGTTGTCGTTACACACCCTGATAAGTTGACTCTTACTACATAGAAAatgaaaagagaggacgTCGTCAAACATTGTGTGGTCGCGTTCGGCCACCTCAGTAAGCATAGTTGAAGCCACAGATTCAACTCTAATTTTGGGAGTGTATCAGATATCCGGCCAAATACATTAAATCGCCACTTACAAGGGCGAGGTCAGCAGATGTCAGCCAAGGATCGGTGCGAGCACAGGTGGTCAAAATAAACAAATCAAACGACATTTTTACTTCGCTGTATACGAAGCTACTGGAAGCGCTACCACGATTCACTGGGTGCAACAGCTTGATGACGAGGCGTCTCTATCTGGATGTTTATCAAACGAGATGACCCTTGAGTTACTCGGCGTCAGTCACAGTGAACAGCCGAAAGGATCTCGACAGGTGACACAGTAAGCGGACTGCTCATTAGGAATATTATTGTTTTTCTTGCGTCGAACAGGAAGTGCTGAACCAACTACGTAGCCCGACGTGTAGAAGGCTGAACGCACAACCATCGTCAGAGGCGTGCTGAGTGCTGTCGCTAACGAGTGTCCTTCAAGTTCGGACGGATACCGGAACTGGCGCACCGCCACTGCAATCGATTCACCATCGCGTCTCAAATAGCAGTAGAGACAGGTGGGAAGGAATTTCGTTGCTGTCAAATCAATCATGAACCCCATATTCCTTCCCTTCATTTTTTTCCCACTGGGTGTCCTCAGAGGGAAAGTTGTTGCTTCCCGTGTTCCATTAGAATGGTTTAGTGCCTGTCGCGCAACCGCGAGGCACGTGCTGGTCACTAGCGGTCTGAGATGCTGAACGGCAGGATACCACCGGGCAGTCACGCGGTTTCCTTCGAGTTTGTGTTTTTTGGCGTTGATGGactttgtgtctctgtctctcattAAGCAGCGTATCTAAGCTTTGTCAAAGGTGTGTAGTCGTCCTCGTCACGGTTGCGGAATGCCTCTGAAAGGCTGTAGTGAAACTGCGCCTGGCGCTAGAGACGCAGTTTCGATTTCCGGTCGATCAGTTTTCCGGTTGCTTTACCCAGCAGGTTTTCTTTGGATTCCGTAGGAATTGCGTACAGCCTCATTACGTAATCACCACAGGTACGGCAGTTTGTTACTGTCTGCAGAGGAGAGTTACTACGCCTGTCCGCGATCTGCGAAATCAGACACCGAGGAGCGTTCGTCGTTTGATCGCCTTACGCTTTATGGAACTGTGTTACTGCTTGCCGATCTATGGTGTGTTTTTGTCGCTAATACGTCACATACAGCGTTTCGCGCTACAGCAGGGACCACGAGGCTTTCGGCCTCTACAGAGCTGGCTTTTCCGTTTTCACTGAACTGCTCGTTGCACCCGAGGCAGTCTTTCTTAGTATTCGACTCTTGCCATAGTTGCCGTGATGTTTTGATTGGTACGGATGTCCGCGCGAAGTGTGTTGCTGATTCCTATACGGGAAAACTCTAATATCGGTTT
This genomic interval from Toxoplasma gondii ME49 chromosome VIIb, whole genome shotgun sequence contains the following:
- a CDS encoding hypothetical protein (encoded by transcript TGME49_255270~Predicted trans-membrane domain (TMHMM2.0):76-99:108-131:178-201:210-233:239-262); translation: MLPTYHRGGCPCFPSLIPPATFMSFMSNFCHRLAHLSLMDLQFSLAQFSLLLFSPRKVYEFASIRKKQKNYYARDDPGFLLLLFFFFLVTGVVYALAFSHSAVGFLFTSLAPPVYLLLSALIFPFLHYVFLRCRPRPSHSRLRSSHSSRSREGRHLAPSSSAGPRPELLFCFDVHWNASFLYLVFGLILYLVLLPLLRLLPLTLEVLLANSVQVVGLTAYCYITALGYARLGFSDSSLPFFLPALLFLVVATVATVFSVNLGDILVSSLLYSQNQVAGPAVQVIGVQESTVRGANTTMGTPPGVPEVSVHLESTAGK